TATCACCTCTCGCTGTGGCGATACGGTTTGCAGAAGGAATGCATCCGGCCGCTCGGCTGGTACGATGAGCACGGCCCGCGCGCAACCATGCAGATTCTGCCGGATGGAGACTTCACGCAGACAGGCGTTCGGTGGAACGAAGAAGGTTACGGCGGCTCGCAGCAAGCGCAGACCCTTGCCGCGCCGGACGAGAGCGGGCTCTATTACCTGCATGCGAAGACCCTCTCCGGTCGGTTCTTTGCCTTCCCCTGGGTCGTTGCGCCGCGGGCGCCGAAGGCGTCGGTCGCTGTCCTAGTGTCCACGAACACCTGGAACGCCTACAACGCTTTTGGTGGTCGCAGCAACTACCTCAACCCGGCGGGCCTTCCTGAACAGCCGATCGTCAATGCGCGACAGGATCTCGACCGCTATCGCAGCCAGGAGCCGTTTGGTCTGTGGCGGCCGCGCGATGACGCGTATCTGCCGCTGTCGTTCGACCGACCCGATCCAAGCTGCCACGTGCCCGAGACTGCGCAGGTCAGCGATCCTATTGCTGGACGCCTGCCACCGGTGGCGGCGCCGGCCGAGTGGCGTCTGCTCGCTTGGCTCGAGCGAGAGGGCTTTGCCTACGACCTGTATGCCGAGGCGCAACTCGATGCCGGCAGTCTTCCACTCGAGGCATACCAGGTGCTGATCCTGGCGGTCCACCCGGAGTACTGGACCCGGCGCATGTACCAGCGAGTGAAGGCCTGGGTGTATGAGGGCGGCGGGCGCCTACTCTACCTCGGAGGCAACGGTCTCAATTGCGAGGTCGAGCTCGATGGCTCGGCCGGGACGATGCGCTGTCTCACCCATCTGTACAGCCGCGCGGGAGAGATGGGCGGCGACATCGATCAACCGGACCGTTCGTTCGAAAGCCGGCTTCACCGCACCTACGAGTCCGAGGCCAATCTCTTGGGCGTCGTTTGCACGGAGACAGGCATCATGACCGCGGCGCCTTACGAAGTCCGTGCCGCGAGCCACTGGGCGTTCGAAGGCACGATGCTGCGAGACGGAGACCGCTTCGGGGCGACGACGCT
The Luteitalea sp. genome window above contains:
- a CDS encoding carboxypeptidase regulatory-like domain-containing protein, producing the protein MLIGFVSDEYYVALPDTLLEIDGPGLSGPLVVRSTSRGGIYADLTPGPYNITLSKPGYGSKRTTADVVPGRPQQFRLLSDALLGYMWPKWTSAGGRGEFRVHAVEQYHLSLWRYGLQKECIRPLGWYDEHGPRATMQILPDGDFTQTGVRWNEEGYGGSQQAQTLAAPDESGLYYLHAKTLSGRFFAFPWVVAPRAPKASVAVLVSTNTWNAYNAFGGRSNYLNPAGLPEQPIVNARQDLDRYRSQEPFGLWRPRDDAYLPLSFDRPDPSCHVPETAQVSDPIAGRLPPVAAPAEWRLLAWLEREGFAYDLYAEAQLDAGSLPLEAYQVLILAVHPEYWTRRMYQRVKAWVYEGGGRLLYLGGNGLNCEVELDGSAGTMRCLTHLYSRAGEMGGDIDQPDRSFESRLHRTYESEANLLGVVCTETGIMTAAPYEVRAASHWAFEGTMLRDGDRFGATTLHERVPGGASGHETDKRSASSPPGTELLAKGLNPDEGGAEIVCYGTASAGAVFSVGSITYVSALLVDDGVSRITKNVLHHFLST